The DNA sequence CACCGCCGTGGGGCGGGTGCCGGCGATGACGCGGCAGATTTCCTCAAATTCCGTTTTAAACGCCGCGAGGTTGTCCGTGGCGATCCGCCGCGCGCCGAGGGCGCAGCCGCCCGCCGCGCTCACGCCGATGGCCGGCGCGCCGCGGACGGTCATGTTCCGTATCGCCTCGGCCAGTTCCTGATATGTGGCGCAGGTGACGATCACCTCTTCGGTGGGGAGCAGGCGCTGGTCGATGAGCGCCACATGGCCGTTTTCCACAAACTCGACTGTTTTAATCATAGTGCGTCCCTTATTTTCTTCATTGCCTCATCCGGCGTGATGCCGGCCGCGAGAATTTTTTTCAATTTTCCCGTTTCACCTTTTATAACCGCCACGGCGCTCTTGGGCAGCCCCAGCGTTTTGGCCAAAAACCGTTCCAGTTCCCGGTTCGCTTTCCCCTCCACCGGCGGCGCCGCCACGCGCACCCGCACCGCATCCGGCGTGATTTCCGCAATGGCGCTTTTCGACGCGCCGGGGACGGCGCGGCAGGTTATCCGGGCGCCGTTGACCGCCGCCGTCACTGGCCCATCCATGCACGGATCAGTTCATGCGGAGGGCGATGTCGTGGAGCGTGCGGACGACAAACGCCTGAAGGAAGTAAATGATGAATATCACCACCAGCGGCGAGAGGTCAAGCCCCGACATCGGCGGCAGCATCCGTTGAACCGGCCGCAGCACCGGATCGGTGGCCGACATTAAAAACCGCACGATCGGATTGTACGGATCGGGCGACACCCACGAGATGAGCGCGCGGATGATGATCAGCCACATGAAAAACGTCAGCGCCATGTCCAGAATGCCGGCGACGGCATCGAGAAAATTGGTGAAGACGAACATCAGCCCAGCTCCTTCGAACGCCGTACGGCGGCGGATACGGCCGCCATGAATGCGGCGCGCACTCCGTGCGCCTCAAGCTCGTGCAGCGCCGCGGCGGTGGTGCCGCCGGGGGAGGTGACCTTCTCGCGCAGCACGGCGGGGTGTTCCCCCTCCATCGCCAGCGCCGCGGCCCCTTTCACCGTTTGGTACACCAGCGCGCGCGCCTGTTCCTGCGTAAGCCCGTTTTCAACCCCCGCCTGCATTAATGCCTCCATCATCAAAAAGACGTAAGCCGGCCCGCTGCCCGAAAGGGCGGTGACGGCGTCCATTTTCGATTCCTCGACCCAGAGCACGCTTCCCACGGCGCCGAACAACTCTTCCGCCACGGCGCGGTCGCCATCTTCCACGCGGGGCGTGGAGACCAGCGCGGTAACCCCCTCGCCCGCCGTGGCGCAGATGTTCGGCATGGCCCGCACCAGCCGCGCCTTGATGAACTGCATCAGCGTGGCGATGCGCACGCCGGCGGCGATGCTGATCACCACCACATCGTCGTGGATGGAATGTCCTACCTCGCGCAGCACATCCGGCATCACTTGCGGTTTCACCGCCAGCACCAGCGCGTCCGAGCGCGACACCACCGCCATGTTGTCCTTTGTGACGGCGATGCCGTAGCGCGCCTTCAGGTGATCCAGCCGCGCGGAGGAGGCGTCCGACGCCATGACGGCTTCGGCGGGACAGATCCCCGCTTTCAACAGCCCGGCGATGACGGCTTCCCCCATCGCGCCGCCGCCGATGAACCCGACCTTCCTGTTCTTAAGTTTTCCGTTCACCAAAAATCCCCGTTCCAATCCGAATATGGGTGGCGCCTTCTTCCACGGCGACCACATAGTCGCCCGTCATGCCGCATGATAGTACATCCACGGCGGTATTTTCCATCCCCAAGGCGGCGATTTCGTCGCGGAAGCTCCGCAGGCGCGCGAAATGCGGACGGGAGGCCTCCGGGTTGTCCGAGAACGGCGGCACCGCCATCAGTCCGCGCAGCCGGACGTTCGGCAGCGCCGCTATCTTCGCCGCCGCCGCCACGGCCGTCCGCGGCGCCACGCCATGCTTGTTCGCCTCTTCCCCGATGTTCACTTCCAGCAGCACCGGCATCACCACTCCGCGCACGGCGGCGCGGCGGCTGATTTCCTCCGCAAGTTCCACGCTGTCCACCGAGTGAACCATGCTGAAGATGTCGAAAATGTATTTTACCTTGTTCTTCTGCAGCGGGCCGATGAGATGCCATTCGGCGGCATTTCCTATTGCCGCGAATTTTTCACGCGCCTCCTGCACCCGGTTTTCCCCCAGCACCGTGACGCCGCAGGCCAGCGCCGCGCGGATCGCTTCCGTCCCCACCGTCTTGGTGGCCGCCACCAGCGTTACCCCATCGGGCCGCCGTCCCGCGCGGGCGCAGGCGGCGGCGACGTTGCGCCTGATTTCCGCCAGGTTTGCCGCGATCCGTTCCTTGAGATTTTCATCATGCATCGCCATGTACGGGATTATATAATGATTCAGCCACGGAACATTTATCGGGAGGATGCCAGGGTGATTATCGGAGTTCCGCGCGAGATCAAGGCGGATGAATACCGCGTGGGGCTTGCCCCCGCCGGGGCGCGGAGCCTCGCGTTGGCCGGCCATGCCGTCCTCATCGAAAAAGGGGCGGGGGAGGGGAGCGGCTTTTCCGACGATGTCTACGCCGCCGAAGGGGCTGAAATCATCGGCGCCGCCCCGGAGCTTTGGCGCCGCGCCGAAATGGTGGTGAAGGTGAAGGAGCCGATCAATCCCGAATTCGACCACATGCGGGAAGGGCAAATTCTCTACACGTTCCTCCACCTTGCCGCCGACAAGACGCTCACCGAGCGGCTTCTGGAGAAAAAGATCATCGGCATCGCCTATGAAACCGTGCGGGGACCGGGACACTCACTGCCGCTGCTGGTGCCAATGTCCGAAATAGCCGGACGGATGGCGGTGCAGGAAGGGGCGAAATACCTCGAAAAGGGCAACGGAGGCCGCGGCGTGCTGCTGGGCGGGGTGCCGGGGGTGGCTCCCGCGCGCGTCGTCATCATCGGCGGCGGGGTCGTGGGGGCCAATGCCGCCAAAATCGCCATCGGCATGGGGGCGCGCGTAAAGCTGCTGGACAAATCGCTGGAACGGCTGCGCTATCTTGATGACATTTTCGGGGGGAGGCTGGAAACCATCTATGCCAACCCGCTCACCATCCGCGCCGCCGCGCGCAAAGCCGACCTCCTGATCGGCGCGGCGCTGATTCCCGGCGCGAAAGCGCCGCGGCTTGTTACCCGCCAGATGGTCGCCGAAATGAAGCCGGGCGCGGTGATCGTCGACGTTTCGGTGGATCAGGGAGGATGCGTCGAAACCAGCCGTCCCACCACGCACCACGATCCCACATATGTGGTGGACGGCGTACTGCACTATTGCGTGGCGAATATGCCCGGGGCGGTTCCCCGCACCAGCACGCTTGCCCTCACCAGCGCCACGTTTCCTTATGCTTTTGAAATAGCGCAAAAAGGGATTACAATGGCCCTTCGGGAAAATGTCCTGCTGCGCCCCGGCGTAAATGTGCATAAAGGCCTGTTAACGTGCGAAGAAGTGGCACAATCGCTTGATTTGAAATATACTTCGTTGGAAATATGATACCGAAAACACTGGGACGATTCGAGATAGTAAGCGAGCTGGGCCGCGGCGCCATGGGGGTGGTTTACAAGGGCCGCGACCCCAAGCTGGAGCGGACGGTCGCGCTCAAGGTCATCCATTTCGGATTGAACAAGGAAGACGAGCAACAGCTCCAGGTGAAAGAGCGTTTCCTCGTCGAGGCGCGCGCCACCGCCCAGTTGCAACACTCGAACATCCTCACCATCTACGACGTTGGCGATGAAGGGGACTTGACCTATATCGCCATGGAGTTCCTCGAAGGGGGATCCCTCGAAGACATGATCAAGCAGAACAAGTTCACCGACTACGACCAGATCATCGACATCGTCCGGCAGATCGCCGACGGCCTGGATCACGCCCACCAGAAGGGGATTGTCCACCGCGACATCAAGCCGGCGAACATCATGATGGCCGGCGGCAAGGTGCCGAAGATCGCCGATTTCGGCCTGGCGCGCCTTTCAAACTCCACGTTGACCACCACCGGCACGGTGCTGGGCACTCCCAGCTACATGGCCCCGGAGCAGATACGCGGACGCAAGGTGGACGGCCGCGCCGACCTTTTCGCGCTCGGCGTCATTTTTTATGAAATGCTCACCGGCGAAAAACCGTTCGGCGGCGACAGCATCACCAGCGTGATTTACCGCGTGGTGAACGAAGAGCCGATCCCGCCGCGCAAGTTGAACATCGACCTGCCGGACGCCATCGACCAATTCATGCAAAAAGCGCTGGTCAAGGAGCCGAACCAACGGTTTCAGACCGGGGCGGAATTCGCCGAAGCGCTCCGCTTGCTGCAAAAGGGGCTGTACAAGGCTGATATGGCGGCTCCCGCTTCCAGCAATGTCACCCAGCGCCTGACCGCCGATGAAACCGCCCGTTTCGCCGCCCCCCAAAAAAAGAACATGGGGCTTATCATCGGCGGCGCCGTTGGCGCACTGGCGGTGATCGTCTTGGCGGCGATGTTTTTCACCGGCGGCAAAAAAGAGGAGACGGTGAAGGCCGACACCGGGGGGACAACCACGGAAGCCGCCGGCGGGAGCGAAAAACCGAAGGAAACCGTCAAGCCGAAAGAGGCCAAACCGGAAGAGGCAAAGCCCAAAGAAGCCAAGCCGAAAGAAGCTCCGGCGAAAGGGATAAAGCCGCCCAAAGAAGCAAAACCGAAAGAGGTTCCACCGAAGGAAGCCAAGCCCCAGGAAGCCAAGCCCAAAGAGGTGAAGCCGGAAGAGACAAAGAAAGAGGCGAAGGCAAAAGAGGCTAAACCGGAAGAGGTGAAGCCCAAAGAGACAAAGAAAGAGGCGAAGGCAAGGGAGGACAAGGCAAAAGAAGATAAAGCCAAAGAAGCCGCCCAAGCCGCGGCCCAAGAGCCACCCAAAGAAGAACCTAAGAAGGAGGAGGGGAAAGGCAGCTTGTTAAGCGCCGGCACCTGCACTCTCATCGTCAACGCCAAAGAGGGGGACCGGGTGACGGTGGACGGGCGCAGTTACAACGTCTTCCCGGTGGAATTAAAAGGCATCAACATCGGCACCCACAATGTGTTTGTGGTGCGCAAAGGATTTAAGCCGTTCCTGAAATCCATTCCGATCAAAGTCGGCGAAACAGTCACCATTACGCCGGAGTTCTAAGCGCCCCGCCATCGGCGGGACACCGCGAAAACGATTATGGAATTATGGCGGCAGCTTGACCAGTACCGGATAGCGGGCATATCGTGCGCGCTCGTCGTTCGCTCGCTCGGCATCATTCTGGCCACGCTCGTTGTGCGCAACTTCGCGGCGCGCAAAATCATGGATTTCTTCGCCCGGTTGGCCGAGAGAACGGCGGTGGAGTGGGACGACCTTGTCATAGAGGCCTCCAAGCCGCAGGTATCGCAGCTTATCCTCGTCTTCGGTGTTTGGTCGGCCCTGCGGATACTGCCGCTTTCCACCGAACCGTTCCACCTGCACAACGGCATCGACCTGCTGGCGAAGCTGCTCATCATCGGCATTTTCACCGTGCTGGCGCTCAAATACGTCCGCATCCTTGAAGGGGAACTGAAGAAAAACGCCGCCGATCCCGACTACTGGATGGATTTGCATCTCATTCCGCTGATGAGCATCGGCCTCAAGGCGTTGCTTGGCATTACGGTTTTCGTCATCGCCGCGCAAACGCTCGGCTATTCCGTGAGCGCGCTGGTGGCGTCCCTTGGCATCGGCGGCGTGGCGGTGGCGCTGGCGGCCAAGGACACGCTGGCCAATTTCTTCGGCAGCGTGATGGTGATGGTCGACAAACCGTTCCGCATCGGCGAGACCATCAAGGCGGGGGATTTCACCGGCGTGGTGGAGGAGATCGGTTTCCGCTCCACCCGCATACGCACCCTTGATAAAACCCTGATGGTGGTGCCGAACGAAAAAATAGCCTCCATGAACATCGAAAACTTCACCCGCATCGCCGATACGCACGTGAATATGCGGCGCGTGAACTTTGTGCTTGGGCTGGAATACAAGGCCAGCGCCGCGCAAATGGACAAGGCGGTGGAGGAGTTGCGCGGCATACTGGCGGCGCACCCGATGGTGGCGGATGAAAACCGGCAAGTCTTTTTTTCGGCGTTCGGGGAGTCATCCCTCAACATTTTGGTCAACTATTTCGTCAAGACCGGCGATTTCGCCCAGTTCATGGCGGTCAAGCAGGAAATCAACCTGGCGATGATGCGCAAGCTGGCCGATCTGGGGCTGGCGGTCGCTTTCCCCAGCCGCACGGTGTATCTGGAGCAGGGAACCGCGCCGAAACAATAGGGCGGCGAATTTTCGCGGCCATCCCCGCCGCGATTACCGCGTGCCGATTTCCGGCTTGGGGCTTTTGGGGCGGATGAAACTTTTCTTTGGATAATAGCCGGAAGGAAGCGTGGTGTTGGGATATACCCAGCATTGCTCTTCCAGCAGGGCGGCGGGAGAAGTAACGGAATTGCATCCCAATTCAGAGTGGTCGCCGATTATGGCCCCGAACTTGGCAATGCCGGTACGCACCGTTTCGCCGTTCAGCACGAAGGTTATTTCGGGGAAGGATACCGCTTTCTTGGCTTCCGGAGCGCGGAATTTCAGGTTGGCGATTTTTGTCCCCGCGCCGAGGTTGACGTATGAACCGAGCACCGAATCGCCGATGTAATTGAAGTGTCCCGCCTCGGTGTGGTTCATCAGGATGGAGTTCTTGATTTCGGTGGCGTGTCCCAGTGTGCAGTGGTCGCCGGCGATCAGTTCGCCGCGCAAGTAGGCTCCCTGCCGGATTTCGCACTTGCGGCCGATGAGCGCCGGGCCTTTGATGTACGCGGACGGCTCGATTTTTGTCCCCGCCCCGATGAAAATGTGGAGCGGCCGGTAATCGAGGTCCTGCTTCAGAATCACGCCGGCATTGCAGAAAAGCGTTTCTCCGTCATGCACCAGTCCCGGCGGCAACGCCGCGCCGCCGGTGGCGGGGAAGTGGGCGAGGATGTAGCCGTGTATCTTCGGCAGCACGTCCCACGGGCGCGCGGCCCCGGAAAAAATCCCTTTGTGGGCGAAGCCGTCCAACTCGGGAAAAAAATTCCGCAGATTGAATTCAGTCGACACATTCCCTCCCCAGCAGCGTGAGCGCAAGGCCCCCCGCGCCCGATTTTACCAGCTTCTGCTTAATCTCCATTTCGTAGATCAGGCGGTGGAAGTCGATGCCGGCATAGAATTCCTTTTTCGGCTGTTCGCCGTGGAAAATCTGCTCCAGAATCATCCGTTCGGCGGCGGCCATCGGATGCTTCGGGTTTTTCATTTTTTTCATGAGATAGCCCAGCGCCGCGTTCGCGGTATTTTGCAGCAGCGCCTCCAAGGCGTGCGGTCCGCGCACATTCACGCTTATTTTGTCTTCGGTGCCGCTGTTGCGGACGAAGATGGAGGCGGTATGCCCCTCGCCGGCCTTTATCAGCTTTACAAAGAGCATGTCCGGCTCGTCGGCGATCAGCAGCGGTTCTCCCGCAAGGTCATTCACGTTTCCTTCCAGGATGGCTTTGCTGATAATGTCCGCCACACCCTTCCAGACTTCGCTGCCACGCTGGAAGAGCTTTTTATCGATGTAGTAGCTGTAGCCGGTTTGCTTGAACCCGGGTTCGAACGGTTTCTTGAGGAGGGCGGCCATCTTCGCGGTATCGCCGCCGCCCAGCCGGTGGGCCGCCACCAAAGTGTTAATGGCCCCTTTCAGGCCGTTGCCGGCAAAAACCTTCGCTTCCGCCCCGCAGGCCGATAGCGGTATTACGCCGGCGTGGATGCTATGGCCGGTTTCTTCCGCCCCCAGCGCAAAGTTGCCGGGATCGCTGTTGGCGCGGTGGAGTATCCATTTATCCCCCACCGCCATCACTTCCGGTTTCAGGCCCAGACTGGCGATGTGGCGCGCGACGTTGATATCGCTTTCCACCGTATAAGCGAATGTTTTGCCGCGGCATCCATCGGGCGCCGATTCCATAAGCCAAGCGGCCTGTATGGCGGAGCATTCATCGCCGGAGAGGATGTGCAATGCGTCTTCGGCGAAATCGTACCAGAGGAGGAAAAAACGGTCGCCATCGCCGTCGAAGACCACCCCCATCAGCCATTTGCAATGGCCCGGCCTGGCGGCCATCGCCCGTCCGGCCTCGAACATTTTGTTTACCAGCTTGTGCCGGGCGATGCCGGCGTCTTTGGCGAAGCGCGCGGCGCTGATGCCGCGGATGCCTTCCAGGTAGGCAACCCCCGAATCACGGTTGATGTCGCCGTTTTGTTCGCCGGCCACCTCGGTCACTTGCCCGAAGCCAAGTTGCGAAAAGGTCATCGCTCCCAGCCCCGCCAGCGCGCCATGCGCGGCATCCACAATGAGCGCGGTTTCGGCGAAGAGCGTTTCCCCGGCGGCAATCCAGGTGTTGCGCGGATCCATGTGGAAGTCGGCGAACTGCCGCCGTCCCCACTTGACGAGATCGACAGGGGGGTGTTTTTTTTGCGCCCGGCGCACCGCTTCGTAATCGGCGGCTTCGATGGCGGCCGAGAGGAGGTCGTCTTCCGCCGTCAGGGGCTTTACCGCGCCGGGGGCGTTAAAGACTTTTATGCCGTTCTGATCCCGGGGATTGTGCGATGCGGTTATCATGAAGGCGGTCGCGGCGGAGCGGCAGACCAGCGCAATTGCCACCCCTGGCGTGGGAATGACGCCGAGCACCGCAGGCACGCCCCCCGCCTTGGCGATACCATCCACCGCCTTGCCGGTGTAACGCCCTTCGGTGTCGCGGCCGTCCCACCCGATGAGGACTTCGTCCCCCGGCTCCATTCTCCCGGTTTCGATCATGCGGGTTACGTGGGTGTGACAATAGAGCTCGAAGAACTCTTCGGTCATTACCCCGTTACGGTGGAAAACTTCCAGCGGCCCCCCGTCGAATCCGGCCGCGGGTGCCACCGGGCGGCGGACGCCGTCGGTACCCTGCAGCCGTTCAACGGTTTTTCCCGCCACCGGTTATGCCACCGTCACCGATTTGGCCAGCGCGCGCGGCTTATCCACGTTTTTGCCCAGCGTGACGGCGGCGAAGTAGGAGTAGAGTTGCGCCGCCACGAGGCTCACCAGGGGGGCGACGAGCGGGGCCGACGCCGGGAGCATGAGCTGGTCGTCCAGCAGCTTCGATTTCTGGAGCGTCCTGGATGAGTGGAAAGCGGTCACCGAGCCGCCCCGCGCCTTCATTTCTTCGATGGAGCTCATCGTCATTTTGAAGAGATCTTCTTCCTTTTCGGTTGGGACGAAAACGAGCGACTTGAGCTTGTCGTCAATGAGGGCGATGGTGCCGTGCTTCAGGAAGCCGGCCGGCATC is a window from the Nitrospinota bacterium genome containing:
- a CDS encoding pyrroline-5-carboxylate reductase, with translation MWSPWKKAPPIFGLERGFLVNGKLKNRKVGFIGGGAMGEAVIAGLLKAGICPAEAVMASDASSARLDHLKARYGIAVTKDNMAVVSRSDALVLAVKPQVMPDVLREVGHSIHDDVVVISIAAGVRIATLMQFIKARLVRAMPNICATAGEGVTALVSTPRVEDGDRAVAEELFGAVGSVLWVEESKMDAVTALSGSGPAYVFLMMEALMQAGVENGLTQEQARALVYQTVKGAAALAMEGEHPAVLREKVTSPGGTTAAALHELEAHGVRAAFMAAVSAAVRRSKELG
- a CDS encoding YggT family protein; amino-acid sequence: MFVFTNFLDAVAGILDMALTFFMWLIIIRALISWVSPDPYNPIVRFLMSATDPVLRPVQRMLPPMSGLDLSPLVVIFIIYFLQAFVVRTLHDIALRMN
- a CDS encoding DUF167 domain-containing protein — translated: MDGPVTAAVNGARITCRAVPGASKSAIAEITPDAVRVRVAAPPVEGKANRELERFLAKTLGLPKSAVAVIKGETGKLKKILAAGITPDEAMKKIRDAL
- a CDS encoding YggS family pyridoxal phosphate-dependent enzyme; this encodes MHDENLKERIAANLAEIRRNVAAACARAGRRPDGVTLVAATKTVGTEAIRAALACGVTVLGENRVQEAREKFAAIGNAAEWHLIGPLQKNKVKYIFDIFSMVHSVDSVELAEEISRRAAVRGVVMPVLLEVNIGEEANKHGVAPRTAVAAAAKIAALPNVRLRGLMAVPPFSDNPEASRPHFARLRSFRDEIAALGMENTAVDVLSCGMTGDYVVAVEEGATHIRIGTGIFGERKT
- a CDS encoding mechanosensitive ion channel family protein, with translation MELWRQLDQYRIAGISCALVVRSLGIILATLVVRNFAARKIMDFFARLAERTAVEWDDLVIEASKPQVSQLILVFGVWSALRILPLSTEPFHLHNGIDLLAKLLIIGIFTVLALKYVRILEGELKKNAADPDYWMDLHLIPLMSIGLKALLGITVFVIAAQTLGYSVSALVASLGIGGVAVALAAKDTLANFFGSVMVMVDKPFRIGETIKAGDFTGVVEEIGFRSTRIRTLDKTLMVVPNEKIASMNIENFTRIADTHVNMRRVNFVLGLEYKASAAQMDKAVEELRGILAAHPMVADENRQVFFSAFGESSLNILVNYFVKTGDFAQFMAVKQEINLAMMRKLADLGLAVAFPSRTVYLEQGTAPKQ
- a CDS encoding protein kinase; this translates as MIPKTLGRFEIVSELGRGAMGVVYKGRDPKLERTVALKVIHFGLNKEDEQQLQVKERFLVEARATAQLQHSNILTIYDVGDEGDLTYIAMEFLEGGSLEDMIKQNKFTDYDQIIDIVRQIADGLDHAHQKGIVHRDIKPANIMMAGGKVPKIADFGLARLSNSTLTTTGTVLGTPSYMAPEQIRGRKVDGRADLFALGVIFYEMLTGEKPFGGDSITSVIYRVVNEEPIPPRKLNIDLPDAIDQFMQKALVKEPNQRFQTGAEFAEALRLLQKGLYKADMAAPASSNVTQRLTADETARFAAPQKKNMGLIIGGAVGALAVIVLAAMFFTGGKKEETVKADTGGTTTEAAGGSEKPKETVKPKEAKPEEAKPKEAKPKEAPAKGIKPPKEAKPKEVPPKEAKPQEAKPKEVKPEETKKEAKAKEAKPEEVKPKETKKEAKAREDKAKEDKAKEAAQAAAQEPPKEEPKKEEGKGSLLSAGTCTLIVNAKEGDRVTVDGRSYNVFPVELKGINIGTHNVFVVRKGFKPFLKSIPIKVGETVTITPEF
- the ald gene encoding alanine dehydrogenase — its product is MIIGVPREIKADEYRVGLAPAGARSLALAGHAVLIEKGAGEGSGFSDDVYAAEGAEIIGAAPELWRRAEMVVKVKEPINPEFDHMREGQILYTFLHLAADKTLTERLLEKKIIGIAYETVRGPGHSLPLLVPMSEIAGRMAVQEGAKYLEKGNGGRGVLLGGVPGVAPARVVIIGGGVVGANAAKIAIGMGARVKLLDKSLERLRYLDDIFGGRLETIYANPLTIRAAARKADLLIGAALIPGAKAPRLVTRQMVAEMKPGAVIVDVSVDQGGCVETSRPTTHHDPTYVVDGVLHYCVANMPGAVPRTSTLALTSATFPYAFEIAQKGITMALRENVLLRPGVNVHKGLLTCEEVAQSLDLKYTSLEI